ATCCACAAAAAGAACAGAAATCCTCATTTACTGTCTTTTGCCTGCAATTCGGACAGATCTTTATGCCTGTCGGGTTTCCGCAGTCGGGACAGAATTCTTCCATATTTAACTCGGCACCACAATGGCTGCACTTTGTAGTTGCGTTAATCTCGTTATCATTGTTGTTTTCTTTTAAAAATGAAGCTCCACAATTCCTGCAGAATTTAGCAAATGATTTCTGCTGAGTTCCGCACTCGGGACAGATTTTTATATCCCTATTGTGGAAATGTTCATCCATATCGGATTGTGAATTATTATTTTCACTGTAAAGTAAAGCTCCGCAATTTTTACAGTATTTAAATTCCTCGTCCTGTTCGCATCCGCATTGCGGACATATCTTATTTGCCATTTTTTTTAACCATCCATCAACTTAAATTTATTCATAATCTTTACAGAAACTCCCAAGGGATACAGTATGTCCTAAACTACAGTAATACTCAGTATAACCTCCACCATCAAAATCAGCAGTAATGGCTCCCCCACTATCAAAGAACTCTTCGTAGCAGTACTTACAACTCAAGCCACAATAACCCCCACCGAATCGTCTTATATATTCCGCTTCTTGTCTTCTGCGTTCCTGTACCTGTCTTACACGTTTCGCTTCCTCTTTTTTAAACTCAATTGCATTCAATATCTTTATTTTAAGATAATTATTTTCTGCAAATTCCCATTTTAGCCTTTCCCTGTATTCAAATTGAGATTCTCCGACTGCAGGAGCTAAAGAACCCAAATACTCCGGATAATTTTTGGGAACCCATTTCAGTTCAACATCCCTGAATTCAGGTTTTTCATATTTTTTATTTTGAATAGCTTCAACCCTTTTTTTATCATCTGAAAAACGTGTCCCACATGTTTTGCATAATAAATCATCAGGTTTTATTATTCCAAAACAATTAATGCAACGGTTGGGAGAGGCAATTTTCCATCTTGAACCTATTTCAGATAGATTCTCATCTATTTTAAAATTCTTTAATTTGAGACTATATACGTCATCATCCATAGTAATAATATCTGACTTGGAATTGACTGCGACACCCTTATTATGACGTTTATTCATGGACGTATTGCGTAACGCATTAGGCAACACTACCTTAAAAAAATGCCCCTCAAAAGTGCGTTGGGGATATTTGTAGTCAAATACATAGGAAGTCCAAAGCTTTTTGCCACAGGAAGTGCAGAATCTGTTTGCATACGAGTTTTTTGCATTGCATTCATGACATTTTATATCTCTGAATAGATACCTGCATTTGCATTTAATCTGACCCTTTTTATATGCTCTTCCACAGTTAAGGCAATAGGGTTCGCAATTGTCATTCATCTGTTTAATCATATCATCATCAACAGGCAACTTTTTGCCGCAGTAAACACAAAATTTATGAACATCATTCATCTTATGGCAGTTAGGACACATTATTTTATCTGACATTTATCTACCCCATTAACATTCCATGAAATAATTTTCATCAAAACCACTCAATTACTAATATGTTATTAATAATTTATGTTAGTCTATAGATTTATAATTAATCGAAAGAATAACAATCATTGGAAT
The Methanobrevibacter sp. genome window above contains:
- a CDS encoding zinc ribbon domain-containing protein, which gives rise to MANKICPQCGCEQDEEFKYCKNCGALLYSENNNSQSDMDEHFHNRDIKICPECGTQQKSFAKFCRNCGASFLKENNNDNEINATTKCSHCGAELNMEEFCPDCGNPTGIKICPNCRQKTVNEDFCSFCGYRINPNIKKCHNCGSKIDAKAKVCAHCGAAVIHKSPLVALVLSMIFPGMGQIYNEQNHKGVMLIAGYIISGILCLIFIGVVFALLIWIYGMFDAFVSAKSINNGEPVEDKLF